ATACTGAAAATGGGAAACATGTCTTAAAGATCTTGAATGTGCAAATGTCAGACTCAGCTACATATCTCTGCATCAGTACAAATAGCTACATGATAGAAGTTCTAGCAACCATCACAGTCTGTGTGAAGGGTTCAGGTGTGAGCGTCCCAGCTCTGGTCCATCAGTCAGAGTCTGAAACCATCCAGCCAGGAGGCTCTGTGACTCTGAACTGTACAGTCCACACTGGGACCTGTGATGGAGAACACAGTGTTTACTGGTTCAGAAACTCTGAGGAAGCTCATCCAGGACTCATTTACACCCATGGAGGCAGGAATGATCAGTGTGAGAGGAACcctcactcacacactcacacttgtGTCTACAACTTGGCCATGAGGAGCCTGAATCTTTCTCATGCTGGGACCTACTACTGCGCTGTGGTCTCATGTGGACACATACTGTTTGGAGACGGGACCAAGCTGGACTTTGGAGGTGAGTTTCTTCATTGTCAACATGATCCCACATGAGAACTCTCTAATCAGACTAAACACAGATATAAAGCTCTGAGCTCGGCTTCTTCTGTCTGACTGTACCCACAGATGAGGTGAGCTCTGGTGTCTTGGTGTATTCTCTGAGTGGAGCTTTGATATCTGCAGTTATCCTGATAGTTGTCCTGGCCTTCTTATTGTacaagatgaacaaaagaatCTGCTTCTTATCTCAAGGTATGATCACTAACACTGTTAGTATCTTCCTGTTTTCACTAAGTCTTCATTCTGAATTCAAGAGTGATTTCTGTGTTTCACCATCAGAGATACAAGCAAGATTTTCAGCTCCCTCCACAACAAACATGGAGGTAAAATAGAGTATTGCTGAAGCACCTTtataagacttttttttgcatctttcttgacatgttttcaactattttcagGGGTAGTTTTTTGACATTCCTCTGTGATTTTCTTACATAGGTTAACAGAGGAGCAGACGACGTCTGTTATGCCGCTGTGAACGTTAACATGCCCAACACATcaagaagacagagaaacacagcCAGAGATGAATGTGTGTATTCCAGTGTGAGGCAGTAgaagtcaccatggttcatctTTTACTACGTCACTTTaaactgatgttggaccagattTTTAATGTTACCTTTGTGAATAAATGTCACTGATTATGTTGTGCTTTTGtgaattaattttaaatgatCTGATAGTGAACATGAGAATTTTAAACCAAAGAACTCTTTTAACCcaggttttgtttttacattgttattattatggatgtatattttggtatttttgcctctttgagaCGTTGGATAGAGCAGAAAATGGAGGAAATGATCAGAAGTGATATGCAGGAACAGAGCTCAGGGCTGCTCACATCGAGGACTACACCCTAGACCAGCTAGTGGTCCTCGCCCAGATTTGTTGCATTTGTTATTGATTATGACTCAAAAGTCTACTTTTGACATTTAATAGTTTGTAGATTTTATGTTCTGATGCaatgtagttttgttttgttttgcttttcaaacagataaataaaacaacatcaacaatatTTCTACATCAGTCATCTTTTACTGCAGTCTGACTGGATGTTTGATCATATTTTCAATGATGTCAGacttgtgaatgaaatatgtttaaatatgttttagatATGTTACAGTAATAGCAGTGCTTTTATagatcaattttaaatttcttaaGATTACACACAagaaaattataattttttctcattaaacatgtttgtatcttttgtttttcttcttcatttagaacattttatgttgtttttttatttaatacaaGAAGTGAATAATATACTTCTACAGACTATAAAACATAATTCATTTTACCATAAGAAACAGACAAGAAAAGTCCAGCCAGCTCAGCAGCAGACTCAGGTTTGTTTCaagtgaaacaggaagttgaagTGTGAAAGCTCCCTTAGAGACAGGCAGAGCTCAGCTAGGAGCAAAGAAAGCTTGGTACTGGACTTTTCACTCTAACCAACACCTCACAGAAGTTTGAACACAACATACCAGTAACTGAACATGATCTATGTCTACATTTACTACGGTTATAGTGCTATTGCTCTAAACTGTCCAGAGCTCAGAAGCAGATGTCACTGATGCAGGTGTTACACCTTTTAAAGACTACGGTCAATACTTTGATCAAAGATCCTGTTAAACTAAATTCTATGTATCAACTTTAATTATTAGTCAGATCCAAAGGTCACTATAACAACTGATATAACTGATAAattctttcaaaatataaacaccAGTCACTCGTGGATAATTTCCTATACATCAGCCTCTAACACAGTCCCCAGAGGTACTGTACATTAATTTGAAGTTGATACCAAGTGCAAAAAAGAGTCCAAAAGAGACACATATAAGTCCAAATTTACAGGGTGGAAGGAAAACAAAAGTACATCTGGGGTGGTAGTCAGAGCTCCAGGGGCATgagtgattgtgtgtgtgtgtgcatgattGTGAAACAGGATGTTGTGATAGGgctgagtgtgagtgtgcttgTAGTTTCAGGGCCTACCACACCAGGTAATGCAGCAGAACCTGTCCAGGGATCACAGGGGTCTCTCTCGATCCAGGTAGGAAGGCTCACCATCTAACTCACTGGACCGGTCAGCATGAAGAAAagccaacaaaacaaaaaaagacctGACCTGTTGACAGAGTCAGAGaaataaaatgagttttcagatgtttatctgttttaactgtttttaacatCACAAACTTTTAACATAAACTTTATAATGATAGCCACATGCAATGATGCACATGAATTTAcctttaagtcacttttatactataaaacattataaaattaaacatttttctttgtaacATAGGGATGGGAACAAGAACCgttccagttgagaaccagtttCAATGGTTCAATCCATCAACAtccatcccagctgtcactgggcgagagagGCATCCTGGACTGGTCGACAATCACAGGGCGGACatatacagagacagacaatcaggcatgctcacactaacacctacggccaatttagagtgaccATTAACCTTCTatcaacatcatttacatttaatcttaatGATTCCCTTATAAATGCCTTACTTCCACATGCAAGTCAGTGAGAACAAGAACAGAGAATTCAAGAGAATAAACATAGCagacagtcacaaaaacagactgaagCAGTTGaaagtgtggcttcatttctctAAAAATGACGAGAACAGAGCAACATCTGTTAAACACTGATTCTATGCAAGGCATGCATCTATTTGCACAGCAACTGTTTATTTTGTACAAGATTTATTTGTCTTATTGGTCCAGAAAAACAGGATCCTGAGACTAGTcttaaggttttatcttttaaagaaaatgagcagtagtGTTGTGTTCTAATTCAAGTGTAGAGGTTGGAGGTCCAGAGAgaagtttgttttaactgagacattcacaacaaaaagagaagttttgtatattttagcatgttctcCTCCCAATCACCtgatgttaaacatttttatttatctaaactCTTTATTATTGGCAGGAGTTGAAGTGTGCTTGTCAGTGACTCTCACTGAAGCTGGCGTACATCTAgttcagtgttcagagagaaagagactcaATAAAATTTGAGTTAACAGTGAAATCTGTTGCAGTCGactttttccaaaaagaaatttCACAGATAGGAATCAATAAAGAATTGAATTGATAAGCAGAATCAATAATGGCAgtgatatcaataaaatctgatcagtttaAATCCCTATTTCCATTTTGTGGTGTACAAACctttaaacatacatttttgtaGATGAAACAGCTATATCTGCTATAAAACAACTTATTTTCCATGAAGtgctaaaaaatatttttaaatagtaAATTAACTTTATATGTAAACcttgttttcatcaaaaacatattttttttcagataagCATAAATAAAGAGATTTTCATGGCTAATAAAGTGTTTaacacagagaaataaaaaaccCTTGTGTAAAATGgagaataaaacaaagataaacatGCTCACTAATCTCTGGGTAGGTTgaacaaacacataaaatatATCAGCACCCAGTAAACCACAGGTTTACTTGTTTCCTGCAACAGTCTGTGATAAAGTCTTTGAATTATCCACACACTCTGAAGAGCACAACAAGCCAACAATGTAGCGCTTTAAGCTAGCGCTAGCATCGCAATGCTACTATGCTAACGATTACTGAGTTGAATAAACTCCTGTGTACTTACTTTCAGAGACAAACACTCTGGCAACACTTGGGTTATCTTCTTTAGAGTCTGTCTGGACTTTATCTTCTGATTTTGTCGTGTATTTATGTCGTTAAATTCacttttagttacattttaataGCATGGTGCTCTCTGTCTGAATGCGCAGTTCTTTCTCTCTTACACAGGTGTTGCTTAGCAACAGGAGGGTGGGACTTTATGCTAGAAGCAGGCTCCTGATTCGCTGATACAAACACTGTTCTTAAGTGGAATGAGAGAACTTATTCTATTTCAGggtattttttgtctttaatcgTATTTTTTACTTGCTCATTTATTGatttccttctgttttttttctttaataaattaattcatttttatgtgacaatTAAAGCATTTCTACATGTGCTAAAATCTCTGTGTTtacattgatgtgttttaatttggttttgaCTGAGgacgctttcacattaggcccagttgtttcaaaccaCGCCACGGTGCGACTCCTCCCCCTCACCCTTccccccgctggcttgctttcacactagcaacatcgaaccgtgCCAGAGCCCACTTGCGTATGTACTCAGTTTGAAACAGCAGGTAGCGGTATGTGTGTAGCTGGTAACCAAGCCAGccaaggaggaggaagaagaagaagaggctaccatggcaaccacatTCATCATCAAACTAGCGACGCTGTGTTTGCGTTTCACCTGGGCAATTCTTTCCTGCTACTGTAGATAGTATATATAGATAATTTGTAAATAAGTATATACTGAGTATTTAAACTAGCGAAGTTATTTTGTGTTTCCCACCAGCAATGGAGTCCTTCGTGCTCTTatagatgttttttctttgtttgagaTGCCAGCAACGACCTTCTTCCTGCTTCCACATTtactgtgcagctcagaggatgaaatgggaCGTTAAGGGTAGCCTTTACATCACTACTTCTTGACTACAACTTGCGGTCTCCTGTAAGGTGAGTGATAACAGACCACTTGTTGACTAGATTCCAGTGATTTTGGGCCCTAACTCTTTATGTCAGACATGACTGATGAAATAATATTAACAGATAGCAACCTCAGCtttgttctttgttcatcttgtTAGTCTGCTCTACAAAATGAAGTTCGACTGTTTCTGATAAAACATTTAGCCTGTAAGAACATGTGCTCAGAAGAAAGAAgtgtaaaaatgttattaatgtgTGTCTAGAAAGAAtctattatttgtattattgtTTCCTCTGCAAGTCAAAGAAGTTAGTCATCAGGCTAGATCAGTTTTTGCCTTCCTCTTCCGCCTGCTCTCGCTTGGTCTGGCAGTCAGAGGTCTCCTCCAAAGTATCTGCTAACATGAAAGCAATAAGAAATACATTTACTGCATTCAGCATACTGAAGtgtaaatagaaacaaaaacattttgtagcATAAAACTTAAAGCTTTCATAGAAATGTGGTTAAGTATTCAtctttttattgtgtatttatCTACATGTTTTAgccatttatgtatttatgtgtgtgttcatTTAGCCATGTACGTACATACCAGAGCCATTGAGAGAGAGAGTTATGACACTCCCATATACTCCAATAGAAACTGAGGAATGCAGGAGTCACGTGGCTCACGGGGAGCCCGATAGTTCCAAACAGGGAACAGTTCCAGCCGAGAGCCCGTGTTTTCAGCGTACCCCAGGCCAACTCACAGAGTAAGTACACAAAattatggtttatttttacattttgtctcATGAGCTGACATCTTGTTAGCCTAGGCAACATAGATATTATATAGACAGCTTTAGCTAATGTTAATCTAAAAATAATACATAGTTAACTTCCAAATGCAGTAAGCTAATATGAGCAGCACATAAGTTAGTTCATAGTTAGCACAACCAGATGTCAGTTTGTCCACGTTAACctcaaaataatttcagacGTCTGTGCTCTTTAGCATACAAAGTTTATCTTTagttattagatttttttgtttagctGAGGAACAATTGTGACAGTATAGACCCAGTTTTATTATACTGAATACATGTTCTCTCTTACAGATTATATCAGATAtcttacagttttaaaaatatttccccGTTTACCTGGGTTTCATTAAATTttaccaggggtgtccaaactgtggcccaTGGTCCAGAGTTAATTACCTGAtggtaaaataatgaaataaaatgaaataaggctCACATTAGATCATGACGCCTAATCTATATTATAATTATACTCTTAGTTTTGactagggatgcaggatatgcTGATAATTACAAACTTACTGTAGCCAATACTGAGATAAAATTTCTAAAAGACAACAGCAGCAAAAGCAGCCTGAATGGCACTTATTTGCTCAACTGCCAGCTCCACCTCATCGTCCACTTAACAAAACATATTGCTCAATAATCTTCATCACCAACACTCCTACAAAGTTGGAcagcttcctgcagtttgctcTGATTCTTTGACTGAATGCTGATGATCTGTTAGtgtctcccctctctgctgcagagtCATTCTTGTCCTGAAGAACGGCAGATCCAgtaacagaaagggtgttttCTTGTGTTGTTGCTATAAATGAACGGCTGTAATACAGGCAGTTTTTAAAGTATATTCACTTACTAAGTGTATTGTTGGGTCATTGAGTGGTTTTGGAGATGTAGCAGAGGTTCTGTGTAAGGGTTGGGTTATTatagcaaaaatcaaaatcatgattaatttaactttttacctCAGTTACaattaatgaatgattattccagcccaacctctgactctgtttgttctgtaaatatttggatAATCTTAGAACAAATAATTGAGAAGAATGTGTGCAGATAAACAATGTATGGTTATCtattgaaacaattaaaatcaaaacacacatcggctgaaatgaaaatgttttgtaaaaagtaaaatattcaagaaaagtataaaacaaattatatttcttggtaaaataaatgaataaataaataaatactgttgTATGAAAAGTATAAACTAACTTTGCTGCTCTCTTTTACAGTCGCCTCAGTGTTCGAGTTTTAGCGGATTGGATGggatggtgtcacatgaccagtacTTCTTCTTCTATGGGGTTTCCAGCAGGCTACCTGCCTTCCTACACCTGGGTTCCTATCACCTGACTACACAGCCAGTAGAGTTTTTTTCTCCAGTCTGCAGGTGGATGTTATCTTTAATATTGAAACAAGTTTGTAATAAATAGatcctatttttattgctgttacaGCTCATGTTTGAAAAACTTTAACATGTAATGAAAAACTCTGACGTattaataaatgtgtttactgcagctttgactctgtttttattttactggtaAAGTGACTTTAGGATGCAGTGTTGATGCATTTAGGATTTAAAGTTGTCTTTGTACTATTCTCTCTATGTACAGGTAAACTTTGTAAAGCTAATGTTAAAACTTCATTGCAAAATTTCCTACAACAACATTCCATCAAGGGAACATTTAACAGTGCTTACCAGGCAACTTGAGTTGAAAGGTAAATTCTGTAATTTAAATTTGATACAAGAAC
This genomic stretch from Cheilinus undulatus linkage group 22, ASM1832078v1, whole genome shotgun sequence harbors:
- the LOC121505044 gene encoding uncharacterized protein LOC121505044 isoform X2, whose amino-acid sequence is MLLVLKYNAQTVALKSSTSVRHERPETRESLTLQCAFQFKSSQIVYWYKQALGENLSPICSFRKYRTGYTFLGDFQNNTRFRMDTENGKHVLKILNVQMSDSATYLCISTNSYMIEVLATITVCVKGSGVSVPALVHQSESETIQPGGSVTLNCTVHTGTCDGEHSVYWFRNSEEAHPGLIYTHGGRNDQCERNPHSHTHTCVYNLAMRSLNLSHAGTYYCAVVSCGHILFGDGTKLDFGDEVSSGVLVYSLSGALISAVILIVVLAFLLYKMNKRICFLSQEIQARFSAPSTTNMEVNRGADDVCYAAVNVNMPNTSRRQRNTARDECVYSSVRQ
- the LOC121505044 gene encoding uncharacterized protein LOC121505044 isoform X1; its protein translation is MTSPTFVICFMLLVVGYIAQTVDQKLSTSVHHETRGTGESVTLPCVFKEDSSYWSYWFKQTGENLRPISVFNKYTAAYTFHGEFKNNLRFKLDGKNDKNDLIISDLEVSDAATYLCISTNSYMIEVLATITVCVKGSGVSVPALVHQSESETIQPGGSVTLNCTVHTGTCDGEHSVYWFRNSEEAHPGLIYTHGGRNDQCERNPHSHTHTCVYNLAMRSLNLSHAGTYYCAVVSCGHILFGDGTKLDFGDEVSSGVLVYSLSGALISAVILIVVLAFLLYKMNKRICFLSQEIQARFSAPSTTNMEVNRGADDVCYAAVNVNMPNTSRRQRNTARDECVYSSVRQ